From the genome of Bombus pascuorum chromosome 2, iyBomPasc1.1, whole genome shotgun sequence, one region includes:
- the LOC132916398 gene encoding peroxisomal membrane protein PMP34, with protein sequence MSGGERNRSIFSYETLVHAISGAAGGVVAMTIFFPLDTVRSRLQLEEDRESKSTLATIRELAAKEGLATLYRGMVPVLQSLCVSNFVYFYTFHGLKMLRASKNQSAGNDLLVASIAGVINVLTTTPLWVVNTRLKMRGVSNTQERNNYYNTLYGGLMYIWKYEGLKQLWAGTLPSLMLVMNPAIQFMTYETVKRKVLASLHGVQPSAWTFFVIGAIAKAVATILTYPLQLVQTKLRHGHKYPNLPPDAGSLEILFYILKKQGIGGLYKGMEAKLLQTILTAALMFLTYEKISRLVFRILLHRPTLR encoded by the exons ATGAGTGGCGGAGAACGCAACAGAAGCATTTTCAGTTATGAAACGCTAGTTCACGCGATATCCGGCGCTGCT GGCGGCGTTGTTGCGATGACAATATTCTTTCCTTTAGATACAGTACGAAGCAGATTACAAT TGGAAGAAGACCGAGAATCGAAAAGTACACTTGCTACAATTCGTGAACTCGCTGCAAAGGAAGGACT AGCCACCTTGTACAGGGGAATGGTACCAGTTCTTCAAAGTCTATGTGTTAGCaacttcgtttatttctacaCATTCCATGGCTTGAAAATGCTCAGAGCAAGCAAGAATCAATCAGCTGGAAATGATCTACTGGTTGCATCAATTGCGG gtgtaattaatgttttaacaaCGACACCATTATGGGTAGTAAATACTAGACTGAAAATGAGAGGCGTCAGCAACACTCAAGAAAGAAATAACTATTACAATACCTTATACG GTGGTCTTATGTATATATGGAAATACGAAGGTTTAAAACAGCTGTGGGCTGGAACTTTGCCGAGTTTGATGCTAGTTATGAATCCAGCCATTCAGTTTATGACTTACGAAActgttaaaagaaaagttcTTGCATCTCTACATGGTGTACAACCATCTGCATGGACATTCTTTGTTATTGGTGCTATAGCCAAAGCGGTTGCAACCATACTAACTTATCCATTGCAATTAGTTCAAACAAAACTGAGA CATGGTCATAAGTATCCAAACCTGCCACCAGATGCTGGTAGCttagaaattctattttacatattaaa GAAACAAGGAATAGGAGGACTATACAAAGGAATGGAAGCGAAATTATTGCAAACCATTCTCACAGCGGCATTAATGTTTTTGACTTATGAAAAGATTTCAAGACTCGTTTTTCGCATTCTTTTGCATAGACCGACGTTAAGATAA
- the LOC132916410 gene encoding uncharacterized protein LOC132916410, translated as MLIYFRRNYSHVEETMSARSQRGTQDTPTTKRFRSPRITVRNRTAKPHITYDYDAAISQPDVPNLLDYKNIGRGVMVSGVPLRKKALKTRLKGRIISRKNFQKRSQEFKTKSLIQKNASPIKTHTRSPSRINQKTMASSSIFEKENYIGEKENITNNDTNNVEHLSNSLRDTKEAIENDNNSQMTQQMKNETSEDYEIVKKKSSVQIKGSKIPRAKIAVFPVHTFYELHSFGTKRKLRR; from the exons atgttaatttacTTCAGACGGAATTATAGTCATGTTGAAGAAACAATGAGCGCTAGATCGCAACGTGGGACCCAAGACACGCCAACGACCAAACGATTTCGTAGCCCGCGCATCACCGTGAGAAACCGAACAGCAAAACCGCATATAACATACGATTACGATGCTGCTATCAGTCAACCGGATGTACCGAATTTACTAGATTATAAGAATATAGGTCGTGGTGTGATGGTTAGTGGAGTTCCACTTAGAAAGAAAGCACTAAAGACTCGCTTAAAAGGACGAATTATATCAAGAAAGAATTTTCAGAAAAGATCTCAGGAATTCAAGACGAAGTCGCTGATTCAAAAGAACGCCTCACCCATCAAAACACATACACGATCACCCAGTAGGATTAATCAAAAAACGATGGCCTCTTCCAGTATCtttgagaaagaaaattatatcggagaaaaagagaatattaCCAACAATGATACCAATAACGTTGAACATTTGTCAAACTCGTTGAGG GATACGAAAGAGGCGATTGAGAATGATAACAATAGTCAAATGACACAACAGATGAAAAACGAGACGTCAGAAGATtatgaaattgttaaaaagaaatcatcAGTTCAAATCAAGGGCAGTAAAATTCCTCGTGCGAAGATAGCTGTTTTTCCAGTTCATACGTTTTATGAACTACATTCG TTTGGAACAAAGAGGAAACTTCGACGTTAG
- the LOC132916402 gene encoding uncharacterized protein LOC132916402 — MWFVSTNYKRIQVHAIIFKIYIKRKIFIDSKTFILSRIVWNKEETSTLEADEEAEDRGLTSADESPAIISSIDDPRVLTILRSLKLNCPCKSCSEHNPASRNQQEDNSDLKSSSPEEIRKKKWSLKYRKHIETTSEDVDISSDCNSEYSKKEKRGQHKAKYILTHRIKTSSIVHAPPKITNRRRTSFSFFNTLFDIVFWPYLFLKTNR; from the exons ATGTGGTTCGTTTCAACGAATTACAAAAGGATACAAGTACAcgcgataatttttaaaatctatatcaagagaaaaatattcattgacTCAAAAACATTCATTTTATCTAGAATAGTTTGGAACAAAGAGGAAACTTCGACGTTAGAGGCAGACGAAGAAGCGGAGGATCGTGGATTAACATCGGCCGACGAATCCCCGGCTATTATTAGTAGCATCGATGACCCTCGCGTTTTAACAATTCTACGAAGTTTGAAACTGAACTGCCCTTGCAAATCGTGCAGTGAACACAATCCAGCTTCCAGAAATCAACAGGAAGATAACAGCGATTTAAAGAGTTCGTCCCCGGAGGAaatcagaaagaaaaaatg GTcattgaaatatcgaaaacaCATTGAGACGACTTCAGAGGATGTGGATATTTCGTCTGATTGCAATAGCGAATacagtaaaaaagaaaagagaggtCAACACAAAGCGAAGTATATTTTGACTCATCGTATCAAAACAAGCTCGATAGTACATGCACCACCAAAAATTACGAATCGTCGACGAACtagtttttccttttttaatacCCTTTTTGACATTGTTTTCTGgccttatttatttttgaaaacgaATCGATGA
- the LOC132916387 gene encoding uncharacterized protein LOC132916387 → MTKIYEAFFMFYTFLFSPLIILLLICSYFYRRIVEIVLRIQLKEKFAGLLDGTDCVWAVEQSSALSVNNILMILEKDARHSNANFLESFRDLAKNRIVCSSFEKLLYKRKRKFGYYFWERSEEIDLKGRIRWLEYERGNCDGSCDNIYNGHLKRVLSNVCNQPLPENHTASWEILIGKCCPRSSHHYLRRTEERLTSKIKVPILFRVHHSLGDGMALLKFFRDIIIDREPVPETFLQLEHTSFRMKSEKTKKSNVTVPVTNPVNPCLNIDNSLNSTTFQKDVMSATMPFIYLMVFPHVVKLLKKRFNEGLEYLRNVTLEELRQETRLFLMEERDKLNTFFSEIVWKKVQNYLKMTKIIIDAPGCLIQQAFRSMDKSALHGAELSGEKLISYWLEDDFKNACNQRLFTKIQNIRSITGARFGDVLLAALSVSLHKYFLRMNEPVPTKLSVVLPMKIEEWSENLPLQNNFSVGILPLCISQINGKQLADPRENSQLLERLDAIKRANDSLRKSPDYKVNFLVMKYLTAVLPDKFLRPIFRSYSTMVFSNLVGPQEVKLMGHPLKNIVFWIPNRSYTGIGCSLLTYRGYLHLSLIADKALVQNEKALTRILENTVNEIDNLYDRLTLSFFSKKLHRSISTPTKKAIGVL, encoded by the exons GATCGTTCTAAGGATACAATTGAAGGAGAAATTCGCTGGTCTTCTTGATGGGACGGATTGTGTTTGGGCTGTAGAACAATCATCGGCACTTTCTGTGAACAACATCCTTATGATCTTAGAAAAAGATGCTCGACATTCGAACGCCAACTTCTTGGAGAGTTTTCGAGATTTGGCAAAAAACCGTATAGTGTGCTCGTCTTTCGAGAAGTTGCTGtataagagaaagagaaaattcggCTACTATTTCTGGGAGAGGAGCGAAGAGATCGATCTGAAAGGACGGATCAGATGGTTGGAATATGAGCGTGGGAACTGCGACGGATCCTGtgacaatatttataacggtCACTTGAAAAGGGTTTTGTCGAATGTTTGCAATCAGCCTCTACCGGAGAATCATACAGCATCCTGGGAGATTTTAATTGGGAAATGTTGTCCCAGGTCGAGTCATCATTATCTTCGACGAACGGAGGAACGTTTGACGAGCAAAATCAAGGTTCCTATTTTGTTTCGTGTCCATCATTCCTTAGGCGATGGTATGGCTCTCCTTAAATTCTTTAGGGACATTATTATCGACAGAGAACCGGTCCCAGAAACGTTCTTGCAGTTGGAGCATACGAGTTTTAGAATGAAGAgcgagaaaacgaagaaatcaAATGTGACAGTACCTGTGACGAATCCTGTGAATCCTTGCTTGAACATCGACAACAGCTTAAACAGCACTACATTTCAAAAGGATGTTATGTCGGCTACCATGCCGTTCATCTATTTAATGGTGTTTCCACATgtcgttaaattattaaagaaacggTTCAACGAGGGACTAGAGTACCTGCGAAATGTTACTTTGGAAGAATTGAGACAGGAAACGAGACTATTTCTAATGGAAGAAcgagataaattaaatacttttttctcGGAAATTGTTTGGAAAAAGGtgcagaattatttaaaaatgacgAAGATTATCATAGATGCTCCTGGTTGCTTGATTCAACAAGCTTTTCGTAGCATGGACAAAAG CGCACTCCATGGAGCAGAATTATCAGGTGAAAAATTGATCTCTTATTGGCTCGAGGATGATTTCAAGAACGCCTGCAATCAGAGGCTGTTTACAAAGATTCAGAACATAAGAAGCATCACAGGCGCAAGATTTGGAGACGTACTATTAGCTGCTCTATCCGTTAGTTTACACAAGTACTTTCTTCGG aTGAACGAACCGGTTCCAACGAAATTAAGCGTCGTTCTACCGATGAAAATCGAGGAATGGAGCGAGAACCTTCCgttgcaaaataatttctcagtTGGTATATTGCCGCTTTGTATTTCGCAGATAAACGGCAAACAGCTTGCGGATCCACGTGAAAATTCTCAACTTTTAGAACGCCTTGATGCTATTAAGAGAGCAAATGATTCGCTCAGAAAGAGTCCTGATTACAAAGTGAATTTTTTGGTCATGAAGTATCTCACAGCTGTGTTGCctgataaatttttacgacCGATTTTTAGGAGTTACAGCACGATGGTGTTTAGCAATTTAGTTGGTCCTCAGGAAGTAAAACTGATGGGTCAtcctttgaaaaatatcgttttttgGATACCAAACAg GAGTTACACGGGGATTGGATGTTCGTTGTTAACTTATCGGGGTTATCTGCACTTGTCTTTGATCGCTGATAAAGCTTTGGTGCAAAATGAAAAGGCTCTTACAAGAATCTTGGAGAACActgtaaatgaaattgataatCTTTACGACAGGCTaactttatcatttttttcgaaaaaacTCCATAGGAGTATATCAACACCCACGAAGAAAG CAATCGGTGTGTTGTAA